The DNA region TATTCAACAGACGAGTTAAAATGTGAGTTATAAATAGGCTCTTAAAACCACCTATCACAAACCATATTTGTTTACAGGGTTGGAATTAACCACCACATTTAGGTTTAATTAGTTCATCTGATCGGTGAAACTCAATTGACATGACTGATTCGTGTGAATAAGTCAAGACTTTTTTAGGTTTACAGGCCCCTGTCCTTTATTCACAATCCCAGAAAAGCCTTAAGATGCATTAGTAGTTAGACGCGTTAGTTAAGGGCTAGCAGTCTTAACACCGAGATTTTATATTTCTTGCAAATTGATATAATAACATGTATCCTAAGAAATTGTACAACACATAACAGTATGATAACACTAGGTTAGTGACACATTGCTAAGGGGAGATAAATGCATCAAAAGTGTCTGAAAACTATAAAAATACTTAAGTTAACGATCAACTTTGAAGTCGAACTCATCATTTTTCTAGGCACGTTGATTTTTCAGCAATAACTTGAGACTTACAAGACCCATTCGTGAAAATAAATTCGGTGGTTTTAAAAGGAGAAATGCTCAAGATAACAGATACtagttttttatttaaattcagcAAGATACTTGTGTCCTCGAATTACCTGAACTATCTCCAGCATAAATGACTGACAATGTTCAGATACGAAACATGAAGGCGGATTACAGCCGTCCGTAGCTTGAGTTGAGAAAATACAACGCGGTGTGTTTCTAGccaaacaaaaaaaactagCACAATAAACTCATTCTAACATTTTAAAACAACTCAGATTGGTTGCAATCGATCTGTTTCATTGAATCGTAGCCAAACTTTTAGTGCTTAAAACAAAGGGATATTTTTACTGGTTTAGAGGGAGGAAAGTCAAAATTTTCACTAATTACAAAACTAATTTACGAGTTAAATGAACCCAGATACTGAATGCATACTGAAAGCTGAGTTCAGGGACGCATCCAAATCAGATGTGATTACAAACTCACCCTATGCCAAAAAGATCGGAAACAAGATTTCCTAGACCGGCAGCTAGAAACATGAAAATTATCAGAAATATAGGTACCAGCCATTGTCGAAATGCCCAAGAATGTTGCGAATTGCACGTCAATATACTCTCCCTATGCGAAAATGATGATTAAAAGCGACAGCTTTTAAACCTCACTTACAGCCACTATCATAATTGCATTATCCAGGAAACCAAATCCTATGAACGGGAGACAGTTACCTATAAAAACTAAGATACGATGCATATTCTGCCCTTTCTCGTAGACTCACTGCACTTAAGCTGCGCATATGTCAAATGGGCTATCTCAACTTGTTGTGTACTCACTGAGGAGTCCGGTTTCTCTGTGATGCACTTGGATAATTCTTGATACAGGAGCATTTTGTCACTTGGTGACAATTTACTAAGAATTCTGCAAATCCATAGGTTCTCGGACCGTCGATTGAAACTTCCACATAGCGGAGAACACTGAACAAAGAGACTTCTATTTACAAAAGTCAAAACCCTTCTTCCCGGACAGACAAAACTTCTGCACCAAAACATGTAACGCAACAACTAATTTTGAGACATCCCAGTCAACAACCAATATCCGATGTCGCTTGTATAAAAACCGATCACTTTGTTTGCGCTTGCCTTTTATTGTTTCCTTACGGGTTAACTTCTTTAGTGATGCGAAATGTAGATATTCTGGCTACTCGACTGCACTAATCTAATGAGTTTGACAATTATTTGAAGGTTTGTATTTCTTATAATCTAAGTGAGTAGTTTGTTTCactcttcagtaataaggatagtaggttggtgaatcTGTGGTAATCCTGGCAgcttgctttccagtgaaggttcagcttctccttgaaaatcTTCACTAATGAGGCTGATGCCACTTgctcgggtaaggcgttcccatcattgactactcgatgagaaaaacgggaccccagtttaagtttattagatcgcggtttatgaaccttcttgctatgacctcggagattgatagtgctggagggagcaaaaagataagacatattaacacccaaatcataattaaaggtACGAAATACTAGTACAAGGTGACCTCGCGTCccacgatacgacaaggggaaaaggtttaggcgtttCAAACGCTCGTCGTGAGGGAGTtcagaaagacccttcactaattttgcTCCTACACactggacacgctcaagtgagtcagtatcctttaccagacatgggctagctgcttggaaaCAGAAgtctaaatgtggtcttacatatgcgggatataaaattcgaaacataTCCTCgccaaaagatttgaacgctcggcgaagtgaccataacgcacgaaaacctttgacagcggctgcgtTGCAAGGCATAGTTGTTTATAAGTCATGCTGATGTGCATCAGCACACTTTTCCTAGAATTGATTTCTAAGTCCCaacctcgagcccatctaactactTGTCTAAGTCTGCTTGgagatccagatgatcagcccGACTTTTCACTCTTCTCCAGATTTCTACGTCAtgcgcaaacaataatgtcgacaacctaagcaacagcggtaactcattaacgtagaaaaggaagagcagagggcctaagatggtgccttggggtacaccacttttgaccggcttccaatcggatagcgttccgttgacTTTCACTCTCCGTCTGAGGTCACATAAGAAGTTTCCTGTCCACTCCTGTTCAGTACCTATTATTCTGAAGCTCGTGAGATTCTGCATTAGAACtaagtgtgaaaccttgtcgaatgctttgctaaaatttATGAATATCACGTCGACAGACAGACCTTTATCTGTCTGTCAGGACAATAGGCTTTCGGATACCGACATCTATCACAACATCAGGCAGGAGGTCGTTTGGTTGCAATGTAAACGGTAATATGGAGAAAATTCGAATGCTAAGAGGAGCTGGTTATTTCAAGGACTGATTAATTAGATAAGTTAGTTAGCCAATAACGCAGACAATGTCAGAATATCAACGTGCGACAATAAAAAGTGGGACAAAGATGATAATAAGCAAGATAGCAATAATTCTGTGACATGTACTGGTGCTAAAAGTGCATAAATTATGATACATGCATCAGGCAAAACTAGTCAAAATGTTTGTAAGGCCTGTCGAGTGTCAGTGGActtagccaaatcatccggatGTCGACTCACTGTATATCGAACAGTTCGCTGGTCATCCTTCAGGTCAGCGACAACCGacacgcatcagttaatcgCACGCCGAGGACTGGCCCATGTGGTTGTGATCGTACTCTTGCTAATATATCTCAGCAATAACGTCCTTTGTATtttacagtcttcaaagcaatCGTGGTACCTTGAGACGACATAACGAGTAATCCACATCAAATGCTACTCGcaaggtgtgacttcgaagtcGACTGGTTCGTCGCACCATTGCCGTCTAACTCGAATAGTCATCCAATCATACGACATAAATTATCTGCATCAGTGGTCTATATCAGAAGAGGttggtggagattttagaaatttcacagattgaaatcttgagtcaattgaagctagaccaccaaggcGCAgcttcgcggattggttgaagttagacattcacaccactggatgccggctcagtggtctagttggttaagctcctggcgcgagactgatactCAACAACCATTGGCcgtataccatcagcaacagccttctgtgggagagaacaaaccagcttccatctgaagaggaaattaggaaaagacgatggaaatggataggacacgcattgaggaaattatcaaactgcatcacgagtcaagtcgtaacttggaatcctgaagggaagctgaaaagaggaaggccaaagaacagatatgaaaaggatgaataacaactagaaagagctggaaatgattgcccaggacagggttggatggcgagtgctggttggcggcctatgctccttcacgaggagtaacaggcataagtaagtaagtaagcgaaACTgacaggtcctaggttcgaatctcgcggggtgcgggatcgtggatgcgcactgctgaagagttccatactaggacgaaacggctgacCAGTGCCTACAGATTTTCagtggcggtctagcttcaaatgactcatgatttcaatcagtggtCTATGTGTCAGTCAATGTGTCAGTGTGTGTTTATCAGGTCTCATCTCAAATCTGTCCATTGAGGAAACTGTGGTCACTTTGAGTGAGAAGAGATGCTGAATAAAAGTGATTATAAGTGCAGAAACGTGGTAGCGCACCTAGGGTTTTATTCGTTGGTGTGCGATTTTCTGAGCGCTGCCTTGATTAACGTAATGGTGATGTCCGATTGGGGTCTTTGTGTCCATTTCATTTGACTTCAATTAAGTCATATGATAACGTTATAAAAATATGAATCCCAACAACCCTTCCCCCGAATAATTGATGACTAAATTCACTTTTAAGAATAATGTAATAAATTGTGTAAAATACGAGAATTATTTtggaatacgtatatttcgtacattcGTTGAGCCGGACCGACATTCGGAATGAGAGGCAAGAAAGAAAAACGAAGCAAAGAAGGCAGGTGAGCCAACTCGATATTTACAGTgtgacaaaaataagttacagacagtCAATGAATTAAGTGAGCACTTAACAGACACGCTCATATAACAATTCAATATTAACAATCGTTGACTGCCTACTGGAAACGGATACTGAGGTTCGTGTGGATAGATGTTTCATCACATGTTGTAAGAGATACTGTTACCGATTCTCCGGTATCGAACACTTATCTATTAACCATTCCTTTTGGTGATTATCACGCTATTTTGTACTAGAGAAACCTTTAACTTTATGAAATAAGGTGTACTGTTTGATGTACTTTGTACTTTTTTCTCTCTCCAATTAGAACCCGTTAAAGTCGGCGCAGAGTTTGCGTTTCGCTATAATCTAATGAGTCACCTGAAAAAACTTTGTACGCTTTACAGAAAAACATAAGTTGGACCTAATCAA from Schistosoma haematobium chromosome ZW, whole genome shotgun sequence includes:
- the TMEM65_1 gene encoding Transmembrane protein 65, variant 3 (EggNog:ENOG410VG4R~COG:S), which encodes MFWCRSFVCPGRRVLTFVNRSLFVQCSPLCGSFNRRSENLWICRILSKLSPSDKMLLYQELSKCITEKPDSSVSTQQVEIAHLTYAQLKCIFIGNCLPFIGFGFLDNAIMIVAGEYIDVQFATFLGISTMAAAGLGNLVSDLFGIGLVGYVEKFMEKIGISVPPLSASQLASSSVRWSIAIGRIVGITTGCLLGLLPLVLFSW
- the TMEM65_1 gene encoding Transmembrane protein 65, variant 2 (EggNog:ENOG410VG4R~COG:S), producing MFWCRSFVCPGRRVLTFVNRSLFVQCSPLCGSFNRRSENLWICRILSKLSPSDKMLLYQELSKCITEKPDSSVSTQQVEIAHLTYAQLKCIFIGNCLPFIGFGFLDNAIMIVAGEYIDVQFATFLGISTMAAAGLGNLVSDLFGIGLVGYVEKFMEKIGISVPPLSASQLASSSVRWSIAIGSDRLQDGSSALLLVVF